A window from Oncorhynchus mykiss isolate Arlee chromosome 9, USDA_OmykA_1.1, whole genome shotgun sequence encodes these proteins:
- the LOC110531786 gene encoding DENN domain-containing protein 4C isoform X4, whose translation MIEDKGHRVTDYFVVAGLTDKSTPLEQDLSETKSSGPKAPITDLAVINKSAGETVPEGFTCMESTYSGQQANLNHGSLKSHELFLCYKRDRDKPPLIDIGVLYEGKERLIQGCEVIQATPYGRCANVNNSSATSQRIFITFRRAPPVQPQNSLAVTDICIIVTSKGETPPHTFCKVDKNLNCGMWGSSVFLCYKKSVSASNSINYKAGLIFRYPEDDYESFPLSESVPLFCLPMGAKIECWAPNTRYPLPVFSTFVLTNSSGEKMYGAAIQFYEVYPIDLLSEKQKVQLGLLTTVEKKMIPNRTVNTNKCICLLSRWPFFESFRKFLMFLYKLSVSGPHPLPIEKHISHFMHNVPFPSPQRPRILVQLSAHDTLMLAQPVCTPLPLSGADYSTLLMNLGSENCATLLHFVLLESKILLHSLRPAVLTGVAEAVVAMIFPFQWQCPYIPLCPLSLAGVLNAPFPFIVGVDSRYFDLYDPPPDVVCVDLDTNTIYLSDEKRHSNWKNLPKKPCKSLFNSLANLHHQLGIVRRTAQEGLAVEMTPIEADFTWHKKMTSLEMEIQEALLRFMANILKGYRSYLKPITQAPSEKATSADSLYDLQGFLRSRERTHQKFYSQLTKTQIFIRFIEECTFVSDKDTGLAFFDDCIEKLFPSDKGNDKGTKVEGESSEDTKLMELDESQKSEHTVFVMPPEPPATEEGSDPLAHYSYKSFPRLCMDLFDRPREVIPALRSSTPGASLSSSPALLAKRTKQEIKLAYKMAKRFYSNPPLWAKCLFSHCYSLWFICLPVGVRLAQSKSWAMQQAYNVLLKMRTSEVEVLDEVCYRVVMQLCGVYGQPVMAVRVLVEMKKAGVHPNAITYGYYNKAVLEGPWPSRNRSGLFMWAKVRNVARALSQFKQAVHRMPAMEGPTVITTACSGSDLGPSAGGLASSDGDRLSHGSADSSSEANGEDHTLFARSLIIADTADNHCSGGVQSDQGYGSKDELHQDLVDLAQSAALVIAVDQCSKSAAQHNGGDIAGSVDSAVAVAEPPSPVKALPHVPSIVKLSTGASFDTAMKRGDTAPGKLFSLRSQSEDISLPVEGRSAPPGGSGVAGPAVQVQRQKAFSERSCSFSAESRAGMLMEKHGVDHIVSRMGADARILAAALSGGGTTPPPSKPLPSAAKALFKDLELDSEEGRGPTLGKLSEEEGPVTDPTPLEEGLGKEEKRMKGDRKEAGGEDEMGLKLGEDEMGLKLEEEDEERDSGGRGSISLPTLEIKEVQVGADPLSLLVSEHEELASVTSQELPQSLPPMVSRNLADEIEMYMSLRSPLGPKSCSMELHQEGQGGDPSPDAAPVKQPQERRSSLPVPPVKHPGGSNGDTTPKRSPAAVTRSKTFAVKASRSPASSRGVVASPRSSPLTALVRSSQSGSLGSVINSISGMKMDTLLSGPKIDVLKSGMKQAGNLASKVWGAVASAYSYSDDEDELGPGYRERDSFPAGLDESMLLGGGGSDSPTHRGPTQGLVSNGLTQSSTSLGSSSGSSDTGRGPHSTHVTPGRPGRGPDSERSDQGSHHTSSSSIYQNCALEVLMSSCSQCRSCECLVYDEEIMAGWTADDSNLNTTCPFCRTAFLPLLHVEFHDLRTTTAFYLNPSASGDSIHSTSQQATATGSTENKVGAAMDTPTPGLISFPESEDPGEAPASQTATHKSLIPEPAQSDPLGLLEHQAGKRGTSLTRSNSVGGPLQSLVAQREPGHSVSTTSLPCSLTEMVSVLRMSLQSFPLSAPGLESIKFRDGLGQKRPNPMPVSVPYLSPLVLRKELETLLENEGDQVIYTHKFLSQHPIIFWNLVFYFQRLDLPSYLPGLILTSEHCNNGVQLHQTSLSQDSKQVYVQLLWDNINLHQEPGDPLYQSWRTLMEKKGTLAPTDYQETRTLLNSIVRSIQTNDVYGPINLLLREVKRNPEVKRQRGIYREILFLALVALGRENIDVEAFDREYRLAFDELSPEQLKALHKIDRPPNTNIQWCLKCFGAPVI comes from the exons tgtGTTATACGAAGGGAAGGAGCGTCTCATCCAGGGCTGTGAGGTCATTCAGGCCACGCCGTACGGCCGGTGTGCCAACGTCAACAACAGCTCTGCCACCTCGCAGCGCATCTTCATCACCTTCCGCCGCGCGCCGCCCGTTCAGCCCCAGAACTCACTGGCCGTCACCGACATCTGCATCATCGTCACGAGCAAGGGCGAGACGCCGCCGCACACCTTCTGCAAGGTGGACAAGAACCTCAACTGTGGCATG TGGGGCTCCAGTGTTTTCCTGTGCTACAAGAAATCAGTGTCCGCGTCCAACTCTATCAATTACAAAGCCG gcctCATCTTCCGCTACCCAGAGGATGACTATGAGTCCTtccccctgtctgagtctgtGCCCCTGTTCTGCCTCCCCATGGGGGCTAAGATCGAGTGCTGGGCCCCCAACACACGCTACCCTCTGCCCGTCTTCTCCACCTTTGTGTTAACCAACTCCTCTGGGGAAAAG ATGTACGGCGCAGCCATCCAGTTCTACGAGGTCTACCCCATAGATCTCCTCAGTGAGAAGCAAAAGGTGCAGCTGGGCTTGCTCACCACCGTGGAGAAGAAGATGATCCCCAACCGGACGGTCAACACCAACAAGTGCATTTGCCTGCTCTCCCGCTGGCCCTTCTTCGAGTCTTTCCGCAAGTTCCTCATGTTCCTCTACAAGCTGTCCGTCTCGGGTCCCCACCCGCTGCCCATCGAAAA GCACATCTCGCACTTTATGCACAACGTGCCCTTCCCTTCACCTCAGAGGCCCAGAATCTTGGTCCAA CTCTCTGCACACGACACCTTGATGCTCGCCCAACCTGTgtgtactcctctccctctcag tgggGCAGACTACAGTACGTTGCTGATGAACCTGGGCTCTGAGAACTGTGCCACGCTGCTGCATTTTGTCCTGCTGGAGAGTAAGATCCTGCTTCACTCCCTGAGACCCGCTGTACTCACCGGGGTAGCAGAGGCCGTAGTGGCG ATGATCTTCCCGTTCCAGTGGCAGTGCCCGTACATCCCCCTCTGCCCGCTCTCCCTGGCGGGGGTCCTCAATGCCCCCTTTCCCTTCATCGTGGGCGTGGACTCCCGCTACTTTGACCTTTATGACCCCCCGCCGGACGTGGTCTGTGTGGACCTGGACACCAACACTATTTACCT GTCTGATGAAAAGAGACACAGTAACTGGAAAAACCTCCCAAAGAAACCCTGCAAGAGCCTGTTTAACTCCCTGGCCAACCTGCACCACCAGCTGGGCATCG TGCGTCGGACAGCCCAGGAGGGCTTGGCGGTGGAGATGACCCCCATCGAGGCGGACTTCACCTGGCACAAGAAGATGACCTCCCTGGAGATGGAGATCCAAGAGGCCCTGCTGCGCTTCATGGCCAACATCCTGAAGGGCTACCGCTCTTACCTCAAACCCATCACCCAGGCCCCCTCCGAGAAGGCCACCTCCGCAGACTCACTATACGACCTACAGG gGTTTCTGAGGAGCAGGGAGCGCACCCACCAGAAGTTCTACTCCCAGCTGACCAAGACTCAGATCTTCATCCGCTTCATTGAGGAGTGCACGTTCGTCAGCGACAAGGATACGGGCCTGGCCTTCTTCGACGACTGCATTGAGAAG CTATTTCCCTCCGATAAAGGCAACGACAAAGGCACTAAG GTGGAGGGTGAGTCCTCAGAGGACACCAAGCTTATGGAACTAGACGAATCACAGAAGAGCGAGCACACTGTCTTTGTCATGCCCCCAGAACCCCCCGCCACCGAGGAAGGGTCCGACCCCCTTGCCCACTACAG TTATAAGAGTTTTCCACGGTTGTGTATGGACCTGTTTGACCGCCCCAGGGAGGTGATACCAGCGCTGAGGAGTAGTACACCTGGGGCCAGCCTGTCCAGCAGCCCTGCACTACTGGCCAAGAGGACCAAGCAG GAGATCAAGCTGGCCTACAAGATGGCCAAGCGCTTCTACTCCAACCCTCCGCTGTGGGCCAAGTGTCTGTTCAGCCACTGCTACAGCCTGTGGTTCATCTGCCTGCCCGTGGGGGTGAGGCTGGCTCAGTCCAAGAGCTGGGCCATGCAACAGGCCTACAACGTCCTGCTCAAGATGAGGACATCTGAGGTGGAGGTGCTGGATGAG GTGTGTTACCGTGTAGTGATGCAGCTGTGTGGCGTGTACGGTCAGCCTGTCATGGCCGTCCGTGTCCTGGTGGAGATGAAGAAGGCAGGGGTGCACCCTAACGCTATCACCTACGGATACTACAACAAG GCTGTTCTGGAAGGCCCCTGGCCCAGTCGGAACCGCAGTGGGCTCTTCATGTGGGCCAAGGTGCGCAACgtggcgcgcgctctctctcaattcaaacaGGCAGTCCACCGGATGCCCGCCATGGAAGGACCCACCGTCATCACGACAG CTTGCTCAGGAAGTGATTTAGGCCCGTCAGCGGGCGGCTTGGCGAGCAGCGACGGCGACCGGCTGAGCCACGGGAGTGCAGACAGCTCCAGCGAGGCAAACGGAGAGGATCACACCCTGTTCGCACGCAGCCTCATCATAGCAGACACCGCAGACAACCACTGCAGCGGAG GAGTTCAGTCTGATCAAGGCTACGGCTCTAAAGATGAATTGCACCAGGACCTAGTGGATTTGGCTCAATCAGCAGCCCTTGTAATCGCTGTGGATCAGTGCAGCAAGTCCGCAGCACAGCACAACG GTGGGGACATAGCTGGCTCGGTGGACAGTGCAGTGGCTGTAGCGGAGCCCCCCAGCCCTGTGAAAGCACTCCCACATGTCCCTAGCATCGTCAAACTGTCCACAGGGGCGAGTTTTGATACCGCCATGAAGAGAGGAGACACTG CCCCTGGGAAGCTGTTCTCTCTGCGCAGCCAGAGCGAGGACATCTCCCTGCCGGTTGAGGGTAGGTCTGCACCTCCGGGTGGCTCCGGGGTGGCGGGGCCTGCAGTCCAGGTCCAGCGCCAGAAGGCCTTCTCGGAGCGCAGCTGCAGCTTCAGCGCCGAGAGTCGTGCCGGCATGCTGATGGAGAAACATGGTGTGGACCACATCGTCAGCCGCATGGGCGCCGATGCACGGATCTTGGCGGCGGCTCTCTCTGGGGGCGGCACCACCCCCCCGCCTTCAAAGCCGCTTCCCAGTGCGGCCAAAGCCCTCTTTAAGGACCTGGAGTTGGACTCTGAGGAGGGGCGGGGTCCGACGCTGGGGAAACTGTCAGAGGAGGAGGGGCCAGTAACGGACCCAACCCCactggaggaggggttagggaaagaggagaagaggatgaaaGGTGACCGGAAGGAGgcaggaggggaggatgagatGGGTCTAAAGTTGGGGGAGGATGAGATGGGTCTAAAgttggaggaggaagatgaggaaagAGATTCAGGGGGGAGGGGCTCTATTTCTCTGCCAACCTTGGAGATTAAGGAGGTGCAGGTAGGGGCagaccccctctccctccttgtctcGGAGCACGAGGAGTTAGCCTCCGTaaccagtcaggagctgccgcaATCCCTGCCTCCCATGGTGTCCCGAAACCTGGCAGACGAGATTGAGATGTACATGAGCCTCCGGAGCCCGCTTGGCCCCAAATCCTGTAGCATGGAGCTCCACCAGGAGGGCCAGGGAGGGGACCCTTCCCCGGATGCTGCCCCAGTGAAGCAACCTCAAGAACGGAGGTCCAGCCTCCCCGTGCCCCCTGTCAAACACCCAGGGGGGTCAAACGGGGACACGACGCCTAAACGCAGCCCCGCAGCAGTCACGCGCTCCAAGACCTTCGCCGTGAAGGCCTCCAGAAGCCCTGCCTCTTCCAGGGGTGTTGTGGCCAGCCCAAGGTCATCGCCACTGACTGCGCTGGTGAGGTCGTCGCAGAGTGGTTCGCTGGGGTCGGTCATCAACTCCATCTCGGGCATGAAGATGGACACCCTGCTCTCGGGACCAAAGATAGACGTGTTGAAATCAGGCATGAAGCAGGCAGGGAACCTGGCCAGCAAGGTGTGGGGGGCTGTGGCCTCAGCCTACTCTTACTCTGACGACGAG GATGAACTGGGCCCCGGCTATAGGGAAAGGGACAGTTTCCCTGCCGGGCTGGATGAGTCCATGCTGTTGGGGGGTGGAGGAAGTGACAGTCCCACCCACAGAGGGCCCACCCAAGGCCTGGTGTCCAACGGCCTGACCCAGAGCAGCACCAGCCTGGGCAGCAGCAGTGGGAGCAGTGACACAGGGAGAGGACCCCACTCCACAC acgTGACTCCAGGAAGGCCAGGCAGAGGTCCAGACTCTGAGAGGTCAGACCAAGGCtcccaccacaccagctcctctaGTATCTACCAGAACTGTGCCCTTGAG gtGCTGATGTCCAGCTGCTCCCAGTGTCGATCCTGTGAGTGTCTGGTATACGATGAGGAGATCATGGCGGGCTGGACGGCAGACGATTCCAACCTCAACACCACCTGTCCCTTCTGCCGCACCGCCTTCCTGCCCCTGCTCCACGTCGAGTTCCACGACCTGCGCACCACCACAGC GTTCTACCTGAACCCCAGCGCATCAGGAGACAGTATCCACAGCACCAGCCAGCAGGCCACAGCTACAGGCTCCACCGAGAACAAGGTAGGGGCTGCAATGGACACCCCGACCCCTGGCCTCATCAGCTTCCCAGAATCTGAGGACCCAGGAGAGGCCCCGGCCAGCCAGACTGCCACGCACAAGAG tttgaTACCGGAGCCGGCTCAATCGGATCCCCTGGGCCTGCTGGAGCACCAGGCAGGGAAAAGGGGGACGTCTCTGACACGCAGCAACAGTGTGGGCGGGCCTCTACAGAGCCTGGTTGCCCAGAGAGAACCAGGACACAGCGTGTCCACCACCAGCCTGCCCTGCAgcctgacagagatggtgagtGTCCTTAGAATGTCCCTGCAATCCTTCCCACTCAGCGCACCAGGACTTGAGTCAATTAAATTTCGG GATGGCCTGGGACAGAAACGGCCCAACCCAATGCCCGTGTCTGTGCCCTACCTCAGCCCCCTGGTCCTCCGCAAAGAACTAGAGACCCTACTGGAGAATGAGGGAGACCAA GTCATCTACACCCACAAGTTCCTGAGCCAGCACCCCATCATATTCTGGAACCTGGTGTTTTATTTCCAACGCCTGGACCTGCCCAGCTACCTGCCTGGCCTCATCCTCACCTCGGAACACTGTAACAATGGAGTACAG CTCCACCAGACATCCCTGTCTCAAGACAGTAAACAGGTGTATGTTCAGCTGCTGTGGGACAACATCAATCTGCACCAGGAACCTGGGGATCCCCTCTACCAGAGCTGGAGGACCCTGA TGGAGAAGAAGGGCACCCTGGCCCCCACGGACTACCAGGAGACACGGACTCTCCTCAACAGCATCGTCCGCAGCATCCAGACCAACGACGTCTATGGCCCCATCAACCTGCTTCTCCGGGAGGTCAAGAGGAACCCAGAGGTCAAACGCCAAAG GGGTATCTATCGGGAGATCCTCTTCCTGGCGCTGGTGGCATTGGGACGGGAGAACATTGACGTTG AGGCTTTTGACCGTGAATACCGCCTGGCCTTTGATGAGCTGAGCCCAGAGCAGCTCAAGGCCCTGCATAAGATCGACCGGCCACCCAACACCAACATCCAGTGGTGCCTCAAGTGCTTCGGCGCTCCAGTCATCTGA